One Methanohalophilus mahii DSM 5219 genomic window carries:
- the gltA gene encoding NADPH-dependent glutamate synthase: MSLKQEMPEQKPKERIGNFGEVALGYTEQQAVTEATRCLECNNPQCVAGCPVNIDIPGFVSQIKNKDFERAIGILKDSNALPAICGRVCPQEEQCEKFCVLGKKGDPIAIGRLERFCADYERGAGVKFPEKSKSSGKNVAVIGAGPAGLTAAAELAKAGHGVTIYEALHEPGGVLTYGIPGFRLPKDIVRQEIDYIRNLGVDIKLDYVIGRIKTLDELRDKFDAVFIGTGAGLPRFMGIEGENLNGVYSANEFLTRVNLMKAYRFPEYDTPIKCGNKIVVVGAGNVAMDAARSALRLGADAVTVVYRRSEAEMSARVEEVEHAKEEGVIFKLLTNPVRILEGENKTVTGVECVNMELGEPDDSGRRRPIPIEGSEHVIDADIVIVAIGTSPNPVIFTGSEELETTSKGTIVVDEDTMSSLEGLCAGGDVVTGAATVISAMGAGKQAAATINRYLVNQS; this comes from the coding sequence GTGTCACTGAAACAGGAAATGCCTGAGCAAAAACCAAAGGAAAGAATTGGAAACTTCGGTGAAGTTGCATTGGGGTACACAGAACAGCAGGCTGTAACTGAGGCGACACGCTGTCTTGAGTGCAACAATCCTCAATGTGTGGCAGGATGTCCTGTTAATATTGATATCCCCGGTTTTGTATCACAGATCAAGAATAAAGACTTTGAAAGGGCAATAGGTATACTCAAGGACTCCAATGCCCTCCCGGCAATCTGTGGACGTGTTTGTCCTCAGGAAGAGCAGTGTGAGAAGTTCTGTGTACTTGGGAAAAAGGGTGATCCTATTGCCATCGGCAGGCTTGAGCGTTTCTGTGCGGATTATGAAAGGGGTGCAGGAGTGAAATTCCCTGAAAAATCAAAATCCAGCGGAAAAAACGTTGCTGTCATTGGTGCAGGTCCTGCGGGACTTACCGCAGCAGCAGAGCTTGCAAAAGCGGGGCATGGTGTAACTATTTATGAAGCCCTCCACGAACCAGGCGGAGTCTTAACCTACGGTATACCCGGATTCAGGCTACCCAAGGACATTGTCAGGCAGGAAATAGATTACATCCGTAATCTTGGGGTTGACATAAAATTGGATTATGTCATAGGAAGGATAAAAACCCTTGATGAACTCCGTGATAAATTCGATGCAGTCTTTATAGGTACAGGTGCGGGTCTTCCCAGGTTCATGGGTATTGAAGGGGAGAACCTCAACGGTGTCTACTCTGCAAATGAGTTCCTCACAAGGGTCAATCTGATGAAAGCCTACCGTTTCCCTGAATATGACACACCCATCAAATGCGGAAATAAGATTGTTGTAGTAGGAGCCGGCAACGTTGCAATGGATGCTGCCCGCAGTGCCCTTCGCCTGGGTGCGGATGCAGTAACAGTTGTATACCGGCGCAGCGAGGCGGAAATGTCTGCGCGAGTCGAAGAAGTTGAACATGCAAAGGAAGAAGGTGTTATTTTCAAACTGCTCACCAACCCGGTCCGTATCCTCGAAGGTGAGAATAAGACCGTTACAGGTGTAGAATGCGTAAATATGGAACTCGGTGAACCTGACGATTCCGGCAGGAGGCGTCCCATCCCAATTGAAGGTTCTGAGCATGTGATCGATGCTGATATAGTAATAGTTGCTATAGGCACCTCTCCAAACCCGGTTATCTTTACAGGTTCTGAAGAGCTTGAAACTACTTCAAAGGGCACAATAGTTGTCGATGAGGATACTATGTCATCATTGGAAGGATTATGTGCAGGTGGTGATGTGGTTACCGGTGCTGCAACTGTAATCAGTGCAATGGGTGCTGGCAAGCAGGCAGCTGCAACTATTAACCGGTATCTGGTTAATCAATCCTGA
- a CDS encoding threonine--tRNA ligase has protein sequence MQLLLIHSDYIEYEVKKSTPVAEQIEDSFKKGRLDEALTVFMAVEGTDEANPKDVAEKAVAEIKKTASQVNTDSVMLYPYAHLSSDLSSPKIAVSVMKDIEKSLIDSFNVKRAPFGWYKAFKISCKGHPLSELSRTINPETESCGEGVDTEEEVVSEALKAESTARSYWKVLTPDGVLHDVDGFNFNDHANLGTFVDHEISKSRAVEKVPPHVELMRRLEIADYEPGSDSGNMRYYPKGRLIKSLLERYVLDSSSREGAMEVETPLMYDMNHPTLKKYLDRFPARQYSIESDKRHMFLRFAACFGQFLMSHDMTISHHNLPMKMVELTRYSFRKEQRGELVGLRRLRAFTMPDMHTMCGDMDQAVEQFGRQYQMSIDVLKDVGIDVSDYEVAIRLTRDFYEENKDFITALAKKVNKPVLVEMWEKRFFYFVLKFEFNFVDALKKASALSTVQIDVENAERYDIKYIDQAGEAKRPVVLHCSPSGAIERCIYSLLEKASMKAEGGEVPMLPVWLSPTQVRVIPIAERHMEFAEEVASRIQCRVDIDDREETVGKKIRNAGQEWVPYVVVVGDREAESGKVNVTVREESKPKKPSKVEMSVDELNSRILKETAGMPQGHLPLAQKLSMRPRFI, from the coding sequence ATGCAATTATTGCTTATCCATTCCGATTATATTGAATATGAAGTGAAAAAAAGTACTCCTGTTGCAGAGCAGATAGAGGATTCCTTCAAAAAAGGTAGGCTAGATGAAGCTTTGACCGTTTTCATGGCGGTGGAAGGTACTGATGAGGCAAACCCGAAAGATGTAGCTGAAAAGGCTGTTGCTGAGATCAAAAAGACTGCATCCCAGGTAAATACAGACAGTGTAATGCTGTATCCTTATGCCCATTTAAGTTCCGACCTTTCTTCTCCGAAGATTGCGGTTTCTGTAATGAAGGATATTGAAAAGAGTCTTATTGATTCATTTAATGTAAAACGTGCTCCTTTTGGGTGGTACAAAGCATTCAAAATCAGTTGCAAAGGGCATCCCCTATCTGAACTTTCCCGAACTATCAACCCTGAAACTGAATCTTGTGGTGAAGGCGTAGATACAGAGGAAGAAGTTGTATCTGAAGCTCTGAAAGCCGAAAGTACGGCCAGATCTTACTGGAAGGTCCTGACTCCTGACGGTGTGCTGCATGATGTTGATGGTTTCAACTTCAACGATCATGCGAATCTCGGTACCTTTGTGGATCATGAAATCTCCAAAAGCAGGGCTGTGGAGAAGGTGCCCCCTCATGTTGAATTGATGCGCAGACTTGAGATTGCTGATTATGAACCCGGGTCAGATTCCGGTAACATGCGTTATTATCCCAAAGGCAGGCTGATAAAATCCCTGCTTGAGCGTTATGTGCTGGATTCTTCTTCCAGGGAAGGAGCAATGGAAGTAGAAACACCTTTGATGTACGATATGAACCATCCAACTCTCAAGAAGTACCTGGATAGATTCCCTGCACGTCAGTATTCCATCGAATCCGATAAACGCCACATGTTTTTGAGATTTGCTGCATGCTTTGGTCAGTTTTTGATGAGTCATGATATGACCATCTCCCACCACAACCTCCCGATGAAGATGGTGGAACTTACACGTTACAGTTTCCGTAAGGAACAGAGGGGAGAACTGGTGGGCCTGCGCAGGCTGCGGGCTTTCACTATGCCGGATATGCATACCATGTGCGGGGATATGGACCAGGCTGTCGAACAATTCGGCCGCCAGTACCAGATGTCAATAGATGTGCTGAAAGATGTCGGAATAGATGTCTCCGATTATGAAGTTGCAATCAGACTTACCCGGGACTTTTATGAGGAGAACAAGGACTTCATCACTGCTCTTGCAAAGAAAGTCAATAAACCTGTTCTTGTGGAAATGTGGGAAAAACGTTTCTTCTACTTTGTGCTCAAGTTCGAGTTCAATTTTGTGGATGCCCTGAAAAAGGCAAGTGCGCTTTCCACAGTCCAGATAGATGTGGAAAATGCAGAACGATACGATATTAAGTACATCGACCAGGCCGGGGAGGCCAAAAGACCTGTCGTATTACATTGTTCGCCCAGCGGAGCAATTGAGCGTTGTATTTATTCCCTGCTGGAAAAAGCCTCGATGAAGGCCGAAGGGGGAGAAGTCCCGATGCTTCCTGTCTGGTTATCACCCACACAGGTCAGGGTCATACCCATTGCAGAGCGACATATGGAATTTGCCGAAGAGGTTGCATCACGTATTCAGTGTCGTGTGGATATAGATGACAGGGAAGAAACAGTAGGCAAAAAGATACGTAATGCAGGGCAGGAATGGGTGCCCTATGTGGTAGTTGTTGGTGACAGGGAAGCCGAAAGCGGTAAAGTCAATGTTACTGTGAGGGAAGAATCCAAACCAAAGAAGCCTTCCAAGGTTGAGATGTCTGTGGATGAACTCAACAGCCGCATTCTTAAAGAGACTGCCGGGATGCCTCAGGGTCACCTGCCTCTTGCACAAAAACTTAGCATGAGACCAAGATTCATATAA
- a CDS encoding sulfide/dihydroorotate dehydrogenase-like FAD/NAD-binding protein: MSYNILETRNLVPDVHLMKVEAPDIAKAAKAGQFVILRIDESGERIPLTIADFDVDEGSITVIYQVMGKTTRQLTTLKTGEILQDFVGPLGTPSDIRKIGTVLMVGGGVGVAPVFPQARAYREAGNHVISIIGARNEAMLILEDEMAEVSDELYVATDDGSKGHHGFVTDIVKDILDSDQQVDRIVIIGPPIMMKVGAGVTASYGVETLVSLNPIMIDGTGMCGGCRVSVGGETKFACVDGPEFNAAGVDFDLLMSRLSLYRPQEKQALENYNTKCGGDCRCH; the protein is encoded by the coding sequence ATGTCTTATAATATACTTGAAACACGCAATCTAGTTCCGGATGTGCACCTCATGAAGGTCGAAGCTCCGGATATAGCAAAAGCAGCGAAAGCGGGACAATTTGTAATATTACGTATTGATGAAAGCGGGGAACGCATTCCTCTTACAATAGCCGACTTTGATGTTGATGAGGGTTCTATAACTGTAATCTATCAGGTAATGGGCAAGACTACCAGGCAATTAACAACCCTCAAGACGGGGGAAATTTTGCAGGATTTTGTCGGTCCTCTGGGCACTCCCTCGGATATCCGCAAAATCGGCACAGTATTAATGGTTGGGGGTGGTGTCGGTGTGGCTCCTGTTTTCCCACAGGCACGTGCATATCGTGAAGCAGGTAACCATGTAATATCGATAATTGGCGCCCGCAATGAAGCAATGCTTATTCTTGAAGATGAAATGGCAGAGGTAAGCGATGAACTCTATGTGGCTACTGATGATGGGAGCAAAGGACATCACGGTTTTGTAACCGATATTGTCAAGGATATTCTTGATAGTGACCAGCAGGTTGACCGTATTGTTATAATAGGTCCGCCTATAATGATGAAAGTAGGGGCGGGTGTAACTGCCTCCTATGGCGTGGAAACCCTTGTAAGCCTCAATCCAATTATGATCGATGGTACCGGGATGTGTGGTGGTTGCCGTGTGTCTGTTGGCGGAGAAACCAAATTTGCATGTGTGGATGGCCCGGAATTCAATGCAGCAGGTGTGGACTTCGACCTCCTGATGAGCAGGCTTTCCCTTTACAGGCCGCAGGAAAAGCAAGCTCTTGAAAATTACAACACAAAATGCGGGGGTGATTGTAGGTGTCACTGA
- a CDS encoding AI-2E family transporter encodes MELKDIDGVSVIIENRWKILALLAFFILFLALVKILLPLADGIVLGLVFAYICRPIYDKINKKNHYGAFIATMFIVTPLVIIIGTGFVEIFRQLIWVIENQSQVLEIIFDFIRAILPGTYFERVNQLVWDSSLSILSFAGSLGFVSYAKSLGMFMINLVVAIFVCYFLLLEGEKLYASAVCIAPKGTQLNTGRYLRELDRILSGIFIGNAYAALTVSTISVVVFYAFGLSHILALATLIFIASVIPFFAGYMVLLILSVIRYIEMGAEAAIIFFIVSSIVIYVPPELFLRPYFVSMKSQIHPVVLVVVFLGGGFVGGIAGFFAAPVLLGALVAAYRVYIDNSNSQDTEDTGKDSDEACLTDDSI; translated from the coding sequence ATGGAGTTAAAAGATATAGACGGTGTATCCGTAATTATCGAAAACAGGTGGAAAATACTTGCTTTACTTGCTTTTTTCATTCTTTTCCTGGCTCTTGTGAAAATCCTTTTGCCTCTTGCAGACGGTATCGTGTTGGGTCTGGTTTTTGCCTATATATGCAGGCCTATATATGACAAGATAAACAAGAAAAACCATTACGGGGCATTCATTGCGACAATGTTTATCGTAACTCCTCTTGTTATCATCATAGGCACCGGTTTTGTAGAGATATTCAGACAGCTTATCTGGGTAATCGAAAACCAGTCACAGGTCCTTGAGATCATATTTGATTTTATAAGGGCAATATTGCCTGGTACATATTTTGAACGTGTCAACCAGCTTGTTTGGGATTCATCGCTTTCGATTCTTTCTTTTGCAGGTAGTCTGGGTTTTGTTTCATATGCCAAAAGTCTGGGTATGTTTATGATCAATCTGGTTGTGGCAATCTTTGTTTGCTATTTCCTGTTGCTTGAAGGTGAGAAACTGTATGCATCAGCAGTGTGTATTGCCCCAAAGGGAACCCAATTAAATACAGGCCGCTACCTTAGGGAGCTGGATCGGATACTGAGTGGAATATTTATAGGTAATGCCTATGCTGCTCTGACTGTAAGTACGATTTCAGTAGTTGTGTTTTATGCCTTTGGTTTATCTCATATACTGGCACTTGCGACCCTGATATTTATTGCTTCTGTGATTCCCTTTTTTGCAGGTTATATGGTGCTTCTGATTCTATCTGTTATCAGGTACATAGAAATGGGCGCAGAGGCTGCAATTATCTTTTTCATTGTGTCATCTATAGTAATATACGTCCCGCCTGAACTTTTCCTGCGTCCGTATTTTGTGAGTATGAAATCCCAGATACATCCGGTCGTACTTGTCGTGGTATTTCTGGGTGGAGGTTTTGTAGGGGGAATAGCAGGATTCTTTGCCGCTCCGGTACTCCTGGGGGCTTTGGTAGCGGCTTACCGGGTATATATTGACAATTCGAACAGTCAGGATACTGAAGATACCGGCAAGGATTCGGATGAAGCATGCCTTACAGATGATTCCATTTGA
- the ftsA gene encoding coenzyme F390 synthetase — MINKEDDFIPYFNPEMENLGREELDNLVDERIKYTVKYAAENSPFYRKWFRENNVTPADISTHEDLLELPIVTSDTIRNNQPPETPDFRFKSVDWKDVYTVHETSGTSGVPKSFFLTWADWQRYAQKYGRSFVSQNFNEDDRVIMCASYGMNVGANTMTLAARDIGMAIIPEGKCTFPPRILESYQPTGIVASVFKLLRLAKRLRKQGIEPPETSINKMVVGGESFAEEARTYLEEVWDCPVYNTYGSTEGTMCGECRMKNGLHVPEDIVHLDVYDPHKKTFVKDGECGRIVLTTLLAPGERCGSLLLNYDTEDTTVVVSRDKCECGRTHMRILNPQREAETFWVEETPFNRVDVEKGVFQRDNMEYLTGEYEAFLYGETGNTTLRVSLECEEPEICDRENVQENFLKSFLQYKPGLQDAYNEEAFEILFNFLPEGEMDFYKVKGRPKRVVDRR, encoded by the coding sequence TTGATAAATAAGGAGGATGATTTTATCCCTTATTTTAACCCTGAAATGGAAAACTTAGGAAGAGAAGAACTGGATAACCTTGTTGATGAAAGGATTAAATATACTGTCAAGTATGCAGCAGAAAATTCGCCATTTTACAGAAAATGGTTCAGGGAAAATAATGTCACACCCGCAGACATCTCCACCCATGAGGATTTGCTGGAGTTACCAATTGTTACAAGTGACACCATAAGAAACAACCAGCCTCCTGAAACACCGGATTTTCGTTTCAAGAGTGTAGACTGGAAAGATGTCTATACCGTGCATGAGACCAGTGGAACCAGCGGGGTACCCAAATCATTTTTCCTTACATGGGCAGACTGGCAGAGGTACGCCCAGAAATATGGCAGAAGTTTTGTATCACAGAATTTTAATGAAGATGACAGGGTAATCATGTGCGCTTCCTATGGCATGAACGTGGGAGCAAACACGATGACCCTTGCAGCCCGGGATATTGGCATGGCAATCATACCCGAAGGAAAATGCACGTTCCCTCCCCGAATACTTGAAAGTTACCAGCCCACCGGTATTGTTGCAAGTGTATTCAAACTGCTACGTCTTGCAAAAAGGCTTAGAAAACAGGGAATAGAACCCCCCGAAACCTCAATTAACAAAATGGTGGTCGGCGGGGAAAGTTTTGCAGAAGAAGCCAGGACATATCTTGAAGAGGTATGGGACTGTCCGGTTTACAATACCTATGGAAGCACCGAAGGTACCATGTGCGGGGAGTGCAGAATGAAAAACGGATTGCATGTACCCGAGGATATTGTGCATCTGGATGTCTATGACCCACACAAAAAGACCTTTGTAAAAGATGGTGAATGCGGCAGGATCGTGCTAACAACATTACTTGCACCAGGGGAAAGGTGTGGAAGCCTGCTGTTAAATTACGATACTGAAGACACGACCGTAGTTGTCTCCAGGGATAAATGTGAATGTGGAAGGACACACATGCGAATATTAAATCCTCAAAGGGAAGCCGAGACATTCTGGGTGGAAGAGACACCTTTCAACCGTGTGGACGTCGAAAAAGGAGTTTTCCAGAGGGATAACATGGAATACCTGACCGGCGAATATGAGGCATTCCTTTACGGAGAAACAGGAAACACCACTTTACGGGTAAGTCTTGAATGTGAGGAACCCGAAATATGTGACCGTGAAAATGTTCAGGAGAACTTCCTGAAAAGTTTCCTGCAATACAAACCTGGCCTGCAGGATGCCTATAATGAGGAGGCCTTTGAGATATTATTCAATTTCCTTCCTGAAGGTGAGATGGATTTCTATAAAGTAAAGGGGCGCCCAAAAAGAGTAGTGGACAGGAGATGA
- a CDS encoding phosphoadenosine phosphosulfate reductase domain-containing protein: MQKKRSTFTFASASKKSRPKTRKTRNRSNKQVLTDHIFWCSSCNVPLIGPVCDTCGSEGTKLSLTSPSDVRFASAYERDLLDGLLRQLYGCNPFVDRIILLNKVAGDDRNDEVLVDGILIGHMYFDILQKQFRFEPTYMGAGVLVNHTHSKTAHLHYTGRHLNGKKISMEGIDHFSADIEKGDPVLLRCGKMVGIGTSLEDSANFRPGKPLLRVKKIKKNSANLNHPAPSMDSVIRANHTSLKKIESNAINMIKGIGNDPAYSSFPVNVSFSGGKDSLVVLDLARRALDVSRLRAIFLNTGIEFPETVQFAHDFCNDNSIELIEKRAENDFWDNVESFGPPGKDFRWCCKVCKLAPANSAFESCSAENPCLAVDGKRKYESFSRQETAPTEANPFVPGQLNVFPIRQWRAIEVWLYIYWKNLAYNPLYDMGFERVGCYLCPSTLECEFERVRQLFPDLYERWMAYLQKWTASKGLPPEYAEYGFWRWQQHPPKMLALAKQLGISITPLETEDFSISAVSGHSVCSGGDFSVEAGIRGVSLSEAADVMRMLGNVVYSPEIGVVLAKGRSYTVKFFASGNLKVTAADRKLADRMYRNACLQLLRIARCSGCGVCLNACDKGSIELKNGKIKIHDSCTGCGKCNESCVVIRYANRIIPDI; the protein is encoded by the coding sequence ATGCAAAAAAAACGCTCCACATTTACCTTTGCTTCCGCAAGCAAAAAGAGTCGTCCAAAAACCAGAAAGACCCGAAATCGGTCTAATAAGCAGGTGCTAACCGACCATATTTTCTGGTGTAGCTCCTGCAATGTGCCTTTAATAGGTCCTGTCTGTGACACTTGTGGCAGTGAAGGTACGAAATTATCCCTTACTTCTCCTTCAGATGTGAGATTTGCTTCTGCTTATGAAAGGGACTTACTTGATGGCCTGCTAAGGCAACTGTATGGTTGTAATCCTTTTGTTGATAGGATCATACTGTTGAACAAGGTTGCCGGGGATGACCGCAATGATGAGGTGCTGGTTGATGGCATACTTATCGGTCATATGTATTTTGATATACTGCAAAAACAATTCAGGTTTGAACCCACGTACATGGGTGCCGGCGTCCTTGTAAACCATACGCATTCAAAAACGGCACATCTTCATTATACCGGGCGCCATCTTAATGGTAAAAAAATTTCCATGGAGGGAATCGATCATTTTTCAGCGGATATTGAAAAAGGTGACCCGGTATTGCTGCGATGTGGAAAAATGGTGGGTATTGGGACCTCTCTTGAGGATTCAGCTAATTTCAGGCCGGGCAAACCTTTGCTCCGGGTCAAGAAAATCAAAAAAAATTCTGCAAACCTGAATCATCCAGCGCCTTCCATGGATTCTGTCATCAGGGCCAACCACACTTCTCTCAAAAAAATAGAATCCAATGCTATAAACATGATAAAAGGAATTGGCAATGACCCCGCCTATTCTTCCTTCCCGGTCAACGTATCATTCAGTGGCGGCAAGGATAGTCTGGTTGTGCTGGACCTTGCCAGAAGGGCACTGGATGTCAGCCGTCTCAGGGCAATTTTTCTCAATACGGGTATAGAATTTCCTGAGACCGTGCAATTTGCACATGATTTTTGCAATGACAATAGTATAGAACTTATTGAAAAAAGGGCAGAGAATGATTTCTGGGATAATGTGGAAAGTTTCGGTCCCCCGGGCAAGGATTTCCGCTGGTGTTGTAAAGTCTGTAAACTGGCCCCTGCGAATTCGGCTTTTGAGTCCTGCAGTGCAGAGAATCCCTGTCTTGCAGTTGACGGGAAACGCAAATATGAGTCCTTTTCCAGGCAGGAGACCGCACCAACAGAGGCCAATCCCTTTGTGCCGGGCCAGCTGAATGTTTTTCCAATCAGGCAGTGGAGGGCTATTGAAGTCTGGTTGTATATCTACTGGAAAAACCTTGCTTATAACCCCCTCTATGACATGGGCTTTGAAAGGGTGGGCTGCTATCTTTGCCCTTCTACCCTTGAATGTGAATTCGAGAGGGTCAGGCAATTGTTCCCCGACCTGTATGAAAGATGGATGGCATACCTGCAAAAATGGACGGCTTCAAAGGGCCTGCCCCCTGAATATGCCGAATATGGTTTCTGGCGCTGGCAGCAGCACCCTCCTAAAATGCTTGCCCTGGCAAAACAGCTGGGAATATCTATCACACCCCTTGAAACAGAAGATTTCAGCATAAGTGCAGTTTCCGGGCATTCTGTCTGTAGCGGGGGTGATTTTTCTGTAGAGGCCGGGATACGCGGGGTGTCGCTGTCAGAAGCAGCGGATGTAATGAGAATGCTGGGTAATGTCGTATATTCCCCTGAGATAGGTGTTGTCCTCGCAAAGGGCCGCTCATATACGGTTAAATTCTTTGCATCGGGTAACTTGAAAGTTACAGCTGCTGACAGGAAACTTGCAGACAGGATGTACAGGAATGCATGCCTGCAGTTGCTACGTATTGCCCGTTGCAGTGGCTGTGGGGTATGTCTCAACGCATGTGATAAAGGTTCCATCGAATTGAAAAACGGCAAAATAAAAATTCATGATTCATGTACAGGATGTGGAAAATGCAACGAGTCCTGTGTGGTAATCCGGTATGCTAATCGTATCATTCCTGACATTTGA
- a CDS encoding acylphosphatase — MERAIIHVSGIVQGVFFRSFTMQKASDIGLTGYVVNLSDGRVKAVVEGSKKKIDALLDALKEGPPASQVRDVEIVWEPPTGEFKDFSIRR, encoded by the coding sequence ATGGAACGTGCAATAATACATGTATCCGGTATTGTGCAGGGTGTTTTCTTTCGCTCCTTTACCATGCAGAAAGCATCCGACATCGGGCTTACCGGTTATGTGGTAAACCTCTCGGACGGCAGGGTCAAAGCTGTTGTCGAAGGCAGCAAGAAAAAAATAGATGCCCTTTTGGATGCTCTCAAAGAGGGTCCTCCTGCATCCCAGGTCAGAGATGTCGAAATAGTTTGGGAGCCACCAACAGGCGAATTTAAAGATTTCAGTATCAGGAGATAA
- a CDS encoding toprim domain-containing protein, translating to MFSFLNNSSLTPSSMYEIKRRYELLDELLKELIKCSDEGDIILVEGKRDVSSLRSLGIHGPIKKVTHIPLLELSEKLREMDRCVIILTDWDRRGNMLADKISTDLEYMDVVVDTSIRNRLVSLVQKDIKDVESLDSHMKKMKDTVLQQY from the coding sequence ATGTTTTCTTTTTTGAACAATAGTTCCTTGACACCCTCTTCGATGTATGAAATTAAGAGAAGATATGAACTGCTTGATGAATTGCTGAAAGAGCTCATCAAATGTTCTGATGAAGGTGACATTATTCTGGTTGAAGGAAAAAGGGATGTTTCTTCATTGCGTAGCCTCGGCATACATGGTCCTATCAAAAAAGTAACTCATATTCCCCTGCTTGAGCTATCCGAAAAACTGCGGGAAATGGATCGCTGTGTTATTATTCTGACTGATTGGGATAGAAGGGGAAACATGCTTGCGGATAAGATTTCTACAGATCTGGAATATATGGATGTCGTTGTGGATACTTCTATCAGAAATAGATTGGTGTCCCTTGTTCAGAAGGATATAAAAGATGTTGAAAGTCTTGACAGCCACATGAAAAAAATGAAAGATACTGTTTTACAACAGTATTAG
- the thiI gene encoding tRNA uracil 4-sulfurtransferase ThiI, translated as MSNVVIIRYGELSLKSMGVRNFFERTLVNNLKAMLEQEAVSYNRVIRDRGRIFVESDDPVAAEVCSNVFGVVSTSFARKVDSNLKSAAEECAEMAGDFIAESESFAIRPRRSGNHSFTSADLGRICGDAVYEKLESLGRNPSVNLDNPDKEIFVEMRQNAAYVFTGISKGVGGLPLGTQGKMVVLLSGGIDSPVAAWLLMRRGVKVIPVFCNNEPFSDEATRQKAIKCVKVLNDWSAGTPMKMYEVPNGKNLQAIRDNCSLKNTCILCKRTMYRIAFEVMEKEKASGIITGSSLGQVASQTTYNLHAEIYGLGFPIYHPLISFDKTEIIDMARKIGTFEISTLSSAECGAVPERPEVRAMYDAVVEEEAKLDIDGLIADSLANANILYEFE; from the coding sequence ATGAGCAATGTAGTAATCATAAGATACGGTGAACTGTCCCTGAAAAGTATGGGTGTGCGCAATTTTTTCGAACGTACACTGGTTAATAACCTTAAAGCAATGCTTGAGCAGGAGGCGGTTTCATATAATAGGGTTATCAGGGACAGGGGCCGTATTTTTGTCGAATCCGATGATCCAGTAGCCGCAGAGGTGTGTTCGAATGTTTTCGGGGTAGTCTCTACCTCTTTTGCCCGTAAAGTAGATTCAAATTTGAAATCAGCCGCAGAGGAATGTGCTGAAATGGCCGGTGATTTCATCGCAGAATCCGAATCATTTGCAATCCGTCCACGTCGCTCGGGAAATCATTCCTTTACCTCCGCGGATTTAGGAAGAATTTGTGGCGATGCAGTTTATGAGAAACTTGAATCACTGGGAAGGAACCCTTCAGTGAATCTTGATAACCCTGATAAAGAGATCTTTGTGGAAATGAGGCAAAACGCCGCTTATGTCTTTACTGGTATCTCCAAAGGTGTGGGTGGTCTTCCGTTAGGTACTCAGGGGAAAATGGTAGTTCTGCTATCAGGGGGGATCGATTCCCCGGTTGCTGCCTGGTTGCTGATGAGAAGGGGTGTAAAGGTCATTCCTGTATTCTGCAACAATGAGCCCTTTTCCGATGAGGCAACACGGCAGAAAGCCATCAAATGTGTGAAAGTGCTTAACGATTGGTCTGCCGGCACCCCCATGAAAATGTATGAAGTTCCCAATGGGAAAAATCTGCAGGCAATTCGGGACAACTGTTCACTTAAAAATACATGTATATTGTGTAAGAGGACGATGTACAGGATCGCTTTTGAAGTTATGGAAAAAGAAAAAGCATCAGGCATTATTACCGGGTCATCCCTGGGTCAGGTGGCTTCCCAGACAACCTACAACCTGCATGCTGAAATTTATGGCCTGGGATTTCCTATATACCACCCCCTGATAAGTTTTGATAAAACTGAGATTATCGATATGGCCAGGAAGATAGGTACATTTGAAATTTCCACTCTGAGTTCTGCAGAATGTGGAGCAGTTCCGGAACGTCCGGAGGTAAGGGCCATGTATGATGCTGTAGTCGAAGAAGAAGCAAAACTGGATATTGATGGTCTTATTGCCGATTCCCTGGCAAATGCCAATATATTGTATGAGTTTGAGTGA